The following is a genomic window from Salmo salar chromosome ssa23, Ssal_v3.1, whole genome shotgun sequence.
tcaaaaacagcaaattaaaaacattgacaggtcagggaatcagtatcaagatcattcatcagtgatttaaaaataccaatcgggacaagttcttccagtttaaaagtattttgtaaggcgttccaagacgatggcacagagtacataaaagcccttttaccaaattcagttcggacatttggaacagttagcaggataaagtccagcgaacgaagagagtacccaccacatttctgaacaataaaaatgcccaaataaaaaaggtagtaaacccaaaatggctttgtaccAGTGACTGAggctacgagtgactagagaaggccagccaaccctggtattcaaattgcagtggtgcgtaagggttttgcagtttaaaataaatctcaaagcgccatggtaaagggtgtcaattgatctcaaacactgagcggaagcattcatatataaaatatccccatagtctagtaaaggcataaatgtagctgatactagcctccttctggcttcaaaagaaaaaacaggccttattcctaaaataaaatcccaatttctgcttcaatttttttgtaagttgttgaatatgcaatttaaaagagaggccgtcatcaattaaaattccaagatatttaaatgaggttacagtctcaaggtcattgccctgacaggtaataataggtgaaaaggttcagaggtctatttcttgcgttagaaaacaccattatttagttttgtcagtattgaggacaagcttcaattgacacaagctatgttgaacagtattaaaagcagtttgcaagttctggaaagcttttggaagagacgaggcacaacagtaaataacagtatcagcataaaaatgaagttgcTCATTTTGGACATTTGTCTAAATTATTATAAATgccaaaataaaaacatttgttcACCAAAAAAATATTGTTCTTAGTGTATTTTAACACTGTAAATTATAGGAATGATTGATTTGGGATGACTTTTCCATTAACATCATAGATCCGGACAATGGAGTAATATCCTGAAAGGTCAACCAGACGTGAGATGACAGCTGTTTAGAGAACCTCTAGATCCCTTCAACACAAAAGAGGATAACCCTGCACTTTATATGGATTTGGTTGAGAAGGTTCAAATACAGGTCAGAGTCAAATTGAACTCTTAGCTAATATTTTAATCTACCTTAAACCCCTGAATCCCAGACCATGTATGCCTACAACACAGGAAGACAGACACTCACTCTGAGGTGGACTATGCGGGCAGATGGGTTTCTGAGGGAGGTGCCAGCAGACACGTAGTCCTTGTTCTTTACTTTGACAGGGAAGTGCTCATCATATTTAGCATCTGTGTCCAGGGCAGAGGGCCACTCTGTGCAGAACGCTGCAGGGAAAGGAGAAACACAGAAAgataattaagtgataatgccagataaaccggtgtttggaggatatattggcacaggtgttaggcaaaccgtgccaatatatcctccaaacaccggcttagagggcattatcacttttatacaatgtgTTACCaatatattcaaataatgattgaaatattttcattaaaaacattgattaatttattcataccatctcatccttccacgagatatagtccgacacaaatctagggttgctatgcaagccggctggtcgtttggtctatcggttcggttgccagtctttttgttctaaatCTATGGAAGTGAACGAGCCATTCATTCTCGATGATGGCTGGCAAtgtttgcttgctagctagccaactttggctaacacagtcacgtcaaacagcgCAGCCAGAATAGCAAAGCAGCTGCATCTGCGtgtgtttaagctgttttctagttcAGAGGAACTAGCCAACtaaacagctaacacaatcacttcaaactgaagctgggatgatggcaaactagctgcatttcgTGTTTTTCTATCGACATTTCTTGGTGTGTGCAtgcacactactgttcaaaagtttggggtcacttataaatgtccttgatttttaaagaaaagcaaatttttttgtccattaaaataacatcaaattgatcagaaatacagtgtagacattgttaatgttgtaaatgtctattgtagctggaaacggctgatctttaatggaatatttacaaagtacccacaaaacaccagtctcaacgtcaacagtgaagaggcgactctgcaactctacctagaaggccagcatcccaaagaagaagccatatctcagactggccaataaaaagaaaaagattaagattggcaatttctcacatggaatagccttcatttctcagaacaagaagaaagttttttgtttctggccattttgagcctataattgaacccacaaatgctgatgctccagatactcaactactctaaagatggccagttttattgcttctttaataagaacaacagttttcagctgtgctaacataatttcaaaaggtttctaatgatcaattagccttttaaaatgataaacttggattagctaacacaacgtgctattggaacacaggagtgatggttgctgataatgggcctctgtacgcttatgtagatattctattaaagatgaaatgtatttataaagccctttttacatcagctgatgtcacaaagtgctgtacagaaacccagcctaaaaccccaaacagcaagcaatgtagaagtagaagcacggtggctagggaaaaaatattataatctaccgtttccagctacaatagtcatttacaacattaacaatgtctacactgtatttctgatcaatttgatgttattttaatggatgcatttttaaaaaaaaggccatttttaagtgaccccaaacttttgaacggtagtgtataaaaATGATGCCGATTCatgaggcggcaggtaacctagtggttagagtgttggactagtaaccgaaaggttgcaagacagaatccccgagctgacaaggtaaagaacatctgttgttctgtccctgaacaaggcagttaacccactgttcctaggccgtcattgaaaataagaatttgttcttaactgacttgcctagttaaataaaggtaacataaaaataaaaaatgattttgactggctgagaaaatcTGCCAGgctgtctgtctcgtcctgacACAATCAgaactatgggacagctggaggtcgaatttcaatattgaaacaatgttgcaaatgtcagagacagCAAGGTTAATACAAATTtccgctgttgaaaaccaaaCGCTAGTCTAAAAAGAAAAGTGAGATAATATCTAGATGCTTTTTTACAGTGGAGATCTAGTATATAaaatgcctggctgggctgatgagacagtggattgcgcagtcagatggaatagTGTAAAGGCATTTCAACGTCATACCCTTAGCCGGTGGAATCTTGTgtaatagacaccggctggaacgCGGTTTTAACCAAATCAacatccaggattagacccacccgttgtataattatTAATTAAATACTACCGCTCAATAAGCACTTTGACTTATGCTTCAGAGCTTCGCAGTGTTTCTTTATGGCTGCTGGAGTTAAATGCAAAAAGTTTGGAATCTGAAACAGACAAAGAGTTTTCATAAATGCCTGTATGATCTGACAGCACAATACAATATATAGCCTTAAATGGTACAAATGATTTCCATCCCAATGCATAATCAAAAGCTCTGACATGTCAGGTTGGAGGTGAGGAACTGACCTTGATGAGCTCTAGGTTGCCCTTCTCCGGAGGCACCCCTCTCTTCACTGGGAAGCCCATGCGGACAGGCAGGGGCACAGAGCCCTGTCTGAAGGGGGCAGCGGTCGGGTACACTGCTGTCCAGTCCTGGTCTACAGGCATCCTATCTGTCCTGGGGTCACCCGCCTGACACACACCATGGAGACAGGGAACAGAGAAAAAGGTGACTAATTAGAGATGTCACAACAACTTCAAAATATAGCTTTATTTCTGTCAATATACAGCTTCGTCTAAAGTTGATAATGCATTCCTCACAATTTGTTTTATTGGTAAAttatcttggctgatttcatgaCATGAGCCTCTACCCATGGACCATAATGTGCTGTAGCCAGAAAGAGTCATGTTGGCGTGCTTGTTGGGTAGTCTATATATTTTCTGTCTTTGTATATTTCCACTTAATTTGTACACTAGAGGGTACTATGTTGGGTCATGGGTCACTGTTCACTTCAGCACACAGGTAGCAATGATGGCTTGTGAAACTAGCACACAAGTGTCTAGAAAGTTGTATTTATTTAGGTGACAAGAAAAGTGTGGATGCCACCCAGGTATGGAGCGCAAACAATTCTCACCTTGGAACTATGATAACGTTATTGACCTATGGTAATTAGCTAACTTGTACGGCTACATCTGCCAGTATGTCATGTTTTTATCTTTACTGCTATAAAATGGGCAACCAAAAGTCTACATTTGGATTAGTTAAGATTGTAACGGGCTAATGTGAAAGTGGTACTGTTTGGCGTTGCACAGAGAATGTTCTACCAACATTAATTTGGCGATACCACCTTCGTTCTTGATTTGGCCAAACGTACAGTATCTTCAAAAACATGTCCATGTCTAGTTGCAGGTGGTTTGTCAGACTTGAAAATGCTCAGTTATTAAAATATTGTTTTTACTTTTAATGTTTTTATGTTCTCGTGTGTGGTCTCGCAAGGGGCTGAGTGCAAGTattcgtggggggggggggtgtcagtcAGTGGGCCGAAGGTGGACCGGTGGGGGTTTGGGTCCGGCGGCAACTCTGGACGCGCGCCAGGCCCTTCTCGTGGATCTCCCCAGCCCCACACATTGTAGGTGGGGAGGTCTCCTCTATGCTCACTAGACTTGTGGCGGATACTAAACCCATTGGCCCCGCAGTGATAGGGCATTGCATGGATCTGGCTCATGCCCTACGAAGTGGGAAGAGGTATCTCCAGCTTATCTGGGGAGGGAGGCCTACATCTGATGTGGGTAGTACCATCCACGCCCATTGATTTGCTACGGAACCATAAAACGGACGGAAGAAGCCTAGGTTCCCACTGGGCATGGATCACTGAATGTCAACTTGATGAAATTCAAAGGAGCGTACCCACCTGTCGCAGTCACACTCAAAAATCACCCGTGGGGTGACTGTGACCCCACCTCATGTCAAAGTGAGGAATATTGATGAAGCGCTGGTAAAGGTGGTTCCTATGGTTCTGTCCCAGAGGGCTGACTGGGCAAGCAAATGATTGAAAGGGGATGATTATTATTTTCTGTTGCCGCTAGATACTGTGAGGGGTATTTGGTTCTCAAGCCTATAAGTATTGCGCTGGCTCTTGATGTCAATTGggtgtaaaaatgtttttttttaatttttaagtTAGTCTGCTGAAGGTTAGTAGCGGCAACTGATGTCCAGTTTGTAAGACAGAAAAGCCTCTGATGATACCACTGGGCGTTACTCAGGGGCTGGGGGGGGGCAGTAGTCAGGCTGTGGAGGTTGGGGACTTAGTCTATGAGAGGATAAAAGCGTGCGGGTCACCAGGTGCACAGAGCTTGTTTCAGGTATTTAGGTGCACAAGGAGGCCTCCATGAAGGTGGGGGGCACTCCGAGTCCAAGCAGGGGCGGCCGGACTCGGGGCCTGGGGCAGCACTCAGGCCATGGAGGTTGGAGTGGGGACTTAGTCTGTGAGCAGAAAAAAAGTGGGCGAGTCACCAGGAGCACAGAGCCTATAACGGGTTACCAGGTGCACGTGGTTCCTGAGAGCGGGACTATAGATATTTTAGTAATTCCAGGGAGTAAGCTATACTCTAAGGCCAGGGGAGAGGGGTTGGAAGAGTAGGTGTGGAGGCCTGGAGGTCTGTAGTTCCAGGGAGTAAGCTACACACTCAGGCCCAGGGAGAGGGCAGGCAGGCGAGCAGGGAGTGTAGGCCTAGAGGCCAGGAGTCAGAGGTCACCAGGTCAATGTGGGCCTGCCTGGAGGTCAGGAAGGCCCAAGGGAGAAGGCCCAAGTGAACAAGTGTGTGAGTCACACTGTCCTTCAGGGGGGCAGAGTAGGCAAATTCATGTAAAATTGTGTGATATGAAAATGGACACACTAAAggatgtgcaatgtgtaggcccattGAGtgaacattctgaaccttgtttgaagtcagtatgtcacatgaccaaggagctattgaaatttaacATTTTGAATAATTCATGTCaaatcatgtgagatgaaaatggacaaactaaagggtgtgcgatatagaagggtagtcagtggacattctgaacttTGTTTgtggtcagtaggtcacatgaccaaagagctattaaaataaaatgtaaataattttaAATAGTGCGAGATGTAAATCGACAAAAGAAAAAGTGCGCAGTGTGTCTATGCCACTGGGTTAGCTAGAACCAGTTTTGAAAGttttaggagtaatggttaaagagctattgaaatttgaaaaattagatttgtcactatgttgacggtccctaactgctgttggtggacgtaaggaaaactacaggtgaatatccgtcgaatatccaacctgaaactgACTTTACCTCTGTACCAAACAGCACCTATCCTGTAACGGCTAATGGAGCATCCATCACATTAGCCCGTTACAATCCGCTAGCTACGCTTGGATTGGAAATTATTTGTTTTGCACACGTTTATGAACATTTGCAAGCCCACCTGTGTTCGAGTGAGTATCATGAACTTTGACTCGTTACAACAAACATTACTTgttcctcacctctctccttgGTCTTCTGTTGCCTCTGTCAGGAAAGCCTAAAATGTATATTGTGTCAGAAAAACATATCCAACTTCATTGGGCTCCCGAGTAGCgcatcggtctaaggcactacatctcagtgctagaggcatcactacagacacactggttcgattccaggctggatcacatccggccgtgattgtaatgatgaatttgttcttaacggacttgcctagtaaaataaaggttacattaacttttttttttaattaagctAACCATGTTGTCTCTAATTTTCTTAGGAAACAGTTAGACATAATCGGGACCATGTTAGCACGTTCCTCGTCGTGACAGCATATTGCATGTAAACTCACCTTTATTCTGACTAGAATTATTAGTAGACAAGGCCGTCGCGTATGTAGCCCTATAACGGGTTAAGCGCATGAATTCCATAAATGCAACCATTTATTTGTCCTAAGAAGGACAAAATGGATTTGTTCATTGTGTGTGCAGCCAAGTTTGACCATGTAATGTCAACCTATGGCAAGTCGAGAGGGACTGTTTTTTAGCGAAACAGAACGCGCAGACAAGATTGGTATCAGTGCCCCCCTTTGATATAGATAATGAACTGCAATTTGCGAACAGGTGACAGCATTTAGCCAACAAAGGTTTATTATGTATTTCgtaaaatgtaggcctattttaGAATTTCTTCATCTGTTAGACTACATTTTAAGAGCTCAAATAACATTTAATTGTGTTTATGTAGTTTGAGTACCAGTCTCctcagctaacattccactcttgTTCATGCCACTCCTTACCAAAGATACTGGCCTTTCAGAAATCTCAATGTTCAATATGTGCTGGATTTACAACGGAGTTGCTTATTGGTTGTTGGATATAACATGACTATTTTCCATGACAACATGTCAAACCTAGAAAATATAATTAGAATGTATAACAACgtcaaaaacaaacatttacCTGTTAGCTAAACAAGTTGTTGTATTTCGAGGGTTAAAATCAAAACTAAGACGTTTTGTGGTTGGAATTGCAGTATGTATTTAGTTTGAGAATTTAGACATGAGTTGGCAACTTTTGACAGACTGGTTTCATCTCGGGACAAACAGAAAATTGTTAGATAGCATCCGGATACCTACGCGTtctgtggagaaaaaaaatgtgttccaATATTTGCATAATCGTTGTGATTGGAGGATAGGTGTGAGGTTTATCGAATAGGATTCATATTTAATCAGAATATTCGTATTTGAAGATGGCAGACTAAAGTCAGTTTCTTTGGCACACGACATGGAGTACAGGGAGTTGATTAGCTgaagagactggtacccaggctagtgtTTATGGACTATGTAGGCCATTCAACTGTTAAACTTCGGGATATCCTAGCTCTCATGATCATTATCTAAAAAAGTACGTTTCTGATTGTATCCTTAATGTTActtggttcatccttggtagaCAATACAATTTATTTGCGCCGCTGAGGTCACGTGAGTCAGGTGGATAATGTTGAGCACAAGATGACAGGCTCCAGTGTATTTCAACAGCATCCCTGCCGCCGTGCGCGTACTGCCACCAGCTGTTGCTTTTAGCAAGCACAACACTATCCAGTTCGTGACAGACGTAATTCAGAGACAAGCTGCGAAAGGATAGAAACAACGACCTGagttgtttttttcttctcatttctGTATTCTAATGTTCCCTTTTTCCATGGTGTCCACTGTAATTTACGCACAAACACGTCTTACATCTGGGTACCACTTTGAAGGGAAGATAGGCTAACTGAATGTCCTCAGCTGAAAGGTAAGTTcacttttaatttttttacattaaatgaATTTGGGCTATCTGAAATTATTACTTTATTACAATAAAATATGTTAAGAGTTATATCCCTATAGGATATTTGAAATAACTAATAGCTGAAATGGAAACATCCTAATATTCCATGgcaaatatttctgtattttgtgtTGTCTGGCAGATACCTTTTTTTGAAAGCTCATCCAACACATCTGATCTGTTAGTTTGATGGCTCAAAACATACATTTATAGGTCGGTTGTCAGTGTCAGTTGTCAGGTAAAGAGAAACATATTGACAGATGTGCTCTAATCATCATTGTTACAGTGGCTCAAATAGCTTCTAATTCACCTCCAAGACCATTTTCAACATCCTCTCACAAATGTGTTTTGCATAAACCATGTTTGGTCCTAAATATTTGAATATTCAAAGTAATAAGATGCTACTATAAGGTTAAGAAGATGATATTCCTATATGGAATGATTGATGATGGATTAACTGAAGGTAACTCCTATGCCCAAGGACTCCAATGCCTGACAGAGTTTTTGTGTGTTTGATGGTTGTCCAGCGTAGCAGAGAAACTCAATCTATGGCCTGGTGACAGCAGCAGTGTTTGTAAGAACAGACTGTCATCACATTATCTGCTGTGGAGGACAGACACGTTGGAGGGTTGCTAGCTCCTGTTACGTTCCAACCTCACACCACAAAGACTTGTTTCCGACGGATTTAGTGACCATGATCCGTTCACTTTTCAGACCCAGGTCAATTTCCTTAAGGAAAAGGTTTTGACACCTACTGAATAGTGGCCATGACCTTTATGGTGGATGATGCTGGTCAATAGAGAATaagaagggaagggagagagagggggtagaggagctTGGACATGGACTATGGCCTAAATTCAGTCAATGCTATCAGGGTGGTATTTCACCTGAGGTAAAGCTCTTGTGTGATCCTCTATAAATGTGTTGTAGACCTTGTGTGTGGTGACCTCTGGTCTCTAACATTGGCTAAGGAATCTATCATGcagggtgacacacacacacacacacacacacacacacacacacacacacacacacacacacacacacacacacacacacacacacacacacacacacacacacacacacgttatctgTTACCAAGATGGTCTAATGCCTCTCAACTTTGGACCGCTTGACATCTATCATCATTACCAGTTTGAATAAAGTTACCAGTATTGTGTCTGTTGGTTGTGTTGATGTAAACAGATCACATGTGAAAGGAGATAGCTATAATGATGATGCATAGAGATGACACACTTCTCCAAATCCATAGTCACAATGGTAATCCCCTGTCCATCCTCATCCCCTTGCAACATTAATGGACCAGAATCCTCTGTGTGAGCTCTCAGGGCTCAGGCCTTGGATGTGACTTCTACAAGTCGTCAGATTCATATTTTAACTTTGGACAAGAACATAACATTCTGAGATTCTGAGACCTGGAAGTGTTAATGTCTGATTTCCCATTGTAAACAAGTGAGTTATAGCAACGGCACGTATGAAGGATGAATACAAGGTAAGATATGCCATCTCAGGCATAGTCTATCATATCCAAGCTCCTTTacgctctgtctctctatctccttctctaGCATCATCCACCAGAAAAGGAAAATGCactaattacactgaacaaaaattaacacaacatgcaacaatttca
Proteins encoded in this region:
- the LOC106584460 gene encoding 28S ribosomal protein S35, mitochondrial isoform X2; translation: MVAFMEFMRLTRYRATYATALSTNNSSQNKGFPDRGNRRPRREAGDPRTDRMPVDQDWTAVYPTAAPFRQGSVPLPVRMGFPVKRGVPPEKGNLELIKIPNFLHLTPAAIKKHCEALKHKSKCLLSAFCTEWPSALDTDAKYDEHFPVKVKNKDYVSAGTSLRNPSARIVHLRGSRGSLNSCHLTSG
- the LOC106584460 gene encoding 28S ribosomal protein S35, mitochondrial isoform X1, producing MVAFMEFMRLTRYRATYATALSTNNSSQNKGFPDRGNRRPRREAGDPRTDRMPVDQDWTAVYPTAAPFRQGSVPLPVRMGFPVKRGVPPEKGNLELIKIPNFLHLTPAAIKKHCEALKHKSKCLLSAFCTEWPSALDTDAKYDEHFPVKVKNKDYVSAGTSLRNPSARIVHLRVKLSSLNLDDHARKKMVKLVGESCPVRQHSYDYAMYLLTVLYHESWGSV